A stretch of the Massilia varians genome encodes the following:
- a CDS encoding bifunctional diguanylate cyclase/phosphodiesterase — protein sequence MPTDHLSVSAVVPPVLVFLRRQRWLLLLWAAGALGLAAAWWDHAARDIRHAQRDHAAALERQVDAFMQNLVIRTQRSVADCDRLLRLVRHGWGRPGQRNGLAGTLESGIFSREYISAILIIDRHGVVTSSTHPRAVGMDVGAFAFFTAQRASGADQLQLSAPFDGELTGREVVAFSRPLLTSGGSFDGLVVITVLPAFFTQHYAAPTMGSHGFVAVMDANGAILASRSGSTIHSYKKPFLLASPLVHAPEGTEWLDGRAWFADGRTRVAAWRRFHVPALAAVVALDESAAMARFREVREATLRVTRAGIAVLLLAALAGAGLHVHARWRRHQIESLRATYRLATENAGDGFFINRPVRDRDGVVRDFSVVDCNQHGAAMFGKRPDELIGHRLSEFYQGALFRKSCERLCKALDSGIYERELPVSPGLDQPLQARWIRYKAVRDGADLAVTIRDISESKAYLTELERRSNSDALTGLPNRFWIQQYLPRAIAAACAAGQGMAVLFIDLDGFKTVNDALGHAAGDDLLRTVGTRLKMAMRPGDHVVRLGGDEFVVVLEQVAGPDDVAQAARQLLSAFRDGFQLQNATHVLGASIGIALFPEHGSDAQTLLKHADIAMYAVKTEGKGRFCFFQPRFFEAIRGRLETEMQLRQALDRCQFVVHYQPRVDLRTGAVCAMEALVRWERPGQGLTGPDGFIGLLEETGLIVRLGEQVIDGVCRQLACWARAGADLVPVSVNISPRQFSQSDVMAQFRSAIARHGVNPALLEIEVTESSMMQEGIGQSAVFSQLRALGIKLCIDDFGTGYSALSQLQKLRFDVLKIDRAFILRIAEPEGDTLIASMVAMAHALGMRVVAEGIESQEQMWLLQSLGCDEGQGYFFSRPVPPDACRLPQVRARLEPHS from the coding sequence TTGCCGACCGATCATTTGTCCGTTTCCGCCGTAGTCCCGCCAGTGCTGGTTTTTCTCCGCCGTCAGCGGTGGCTGCTGCTCTTGTGGGCCGCAGGTGCATTGGGACTGGCTGCCGCCTGGTGGGACCATGCAGCGCGCGATATCCGGCACGCGCAGCGCGACCATGCAGCCGCGCTGGAGCGCCAGGTCGACGCCTTCATGCAGAATCTGGTCATCCGCACGCAGCGCTCGGTTGCCGACTGCGACCGCCTGCTGCGGCTGGTGCGCCACGGCTGGGGCAGGCCCGGCCAGCGCAACGGCCTGGCTGGCACCCTTGAGTCAGGGATATTCTCTCGTGAATATATCTCCGCAATTCTCATCATCGACCGCCACGGCGTGGTCACGTCCAGCACTCACCCGCGAGCCGTCGGCATGGATGTCGGCGCCTTCGCGTTTTTCACCGCGCAGCGGGCGTCCGGTGCCGATCAGCTCCAGCTGAGCGCGCCTTTTGACGGCGAGTTGACCGGGCGCGAAGTGGTGGCGTTTTCGCGTCCCCTGCTGACGTCGGGGGGCAGCTTCGATGGCTTGGTCGTGATCACGGTCCTGCCTGCGTTCTTCACCCAGCACTATGCCGCGCCGACCATGGGCAGCCATGGTTTCGTTGCCGTGATGGACGCAAACGGCGCCATCCTCGCCAGCCGCAGCGGTTCCACCATCCATTCCTACAAGAAACCCTTCCTGCTGGCCTCGCCGCTTGTCCATGCGCCGGAAGGGACGGAGTGGCTCGACGGACGCGCATGGTTCGCCGACGGACGGACCCGCGTGGCGGCGTGGCGGCGCTTTCATGTCCCCGCTCTGGCCGCCGTGGTCGCGCTCGACGAGAGCGCGGCGATGGCGCGCTTCCGGGAAGTGCGTGAAGCGACGTTGCGCGTTACCCGGGCCGGTATCGCGGTGCTCCTGCTGGCCGCGCTGGCCGGCGCCGGCCTGCATGTCCACGCGCGCTGGCGCCGCCATCAGATCGAGTCGCTGCGTGCCACCTACCGGCTCGCCACGGAGAATGCGGGCGACGGCTTCTTCATCAACCGTCCGGTGCGCGACCGGGATGGGGTCGTGCGCGACTTCAGCGTCGTCGACTGCAATCAGCACGGGGCCGCCATGTTCGGCAAGCGTCCGGATGAGCTGATCGGGCATCGCCTGTCCGAGTTTTATCAGGGCGCGCTGTTCCGGAAGTCATGCGAACGGCTGTGCAAGGCACTCGACAGCGGCATCTACGAGCGTGAGCTGCCGGTGTCGCCGGGCCTGGACCAGCCGCTGCAGGCACGATGGATCCGCTACAAGGCGGTGCGCGACGGGGCCGACCTGGCGGTGACGATCCGCGACATCAGCGAATCGAAGGCCTACTTGACCGAGTTGGAGCGCCGCAGTAATTCGGACGCCCTGACCGGGCTTCCCAACCGTTTCTGGATCCAGCAGTACCTGCCGCGGGCAATCGCCGCTGCCTGCGCCGCGGGGCAAGGGATGGCGGTGCTGTTCATCGACCTGGACGGCTTCAAGACTGTCAACGACGCCCTCGGTCATGCGGCCGGCGACGACTTGCTGCGCACCGTCGGCACGCGACTGAAGATGGCGATGCGGCCGGGTGACCATGTGGTGCGCCTGGGCGGCGACGAATTCGTGGTGGTGCTGGAGCAGGTCGCCGGGCCGGACGACGTCGCACAGGCAGCCCGGCAGCTGCTGTCCGCTTTCCGGGACGGCTTCCAGCTCCAGAACGCCACCCATGTGCTCGGCGCGTCGATCGGCATCGCCCTGTTCCCCGAGCATGGCAGTGATGCACAGACCCTGCTCAAGCACGCGGACATCGCGATGTATGCCGTCAAGACCGAAGGGAAGGGCAGGTTTTGCTTCTTCCAGCCGCGCTTCTTCGAAGCCATCCGGGGCAGGCTGGAGACCGAAATGCAACTACGTCAGGCGCTCGACCGGTGCCAGTTCGTCGTTCACTACCAGCCGCGCGTCGACCTGCGCACGGGCGCCGTCTGCGCCATGGAGGCGCTGGTGCGCTGGGAGCGCCCGGGCCAGGGCTTGACCGGTCCCGACGGCTTCATCGGACTGCTCGAAGAAACCGGCCTAATCGTGCGCCTGGGGGAGCAGGTGATCGACGGCGTGTGCCGCCAGTTGGCCTGCTGGGCGCGCGCTGGGGCGGACCTGGTGCCGGTCTCGGTCAACATCTCGCCGCGCCAGTTCAGCCAGTCCGACGTGATGGCCCAGTTCCGCAGCGCGATTGCGCGCCACGGCGTCAACCCGGCGCTGCTGGAAATCGAAGTGACCGAATCGTCGATGATGCAGGAGGGGATCGGCCAGTCGGCCGTGTTCAGCCAGCTGCGCGCACTGGGCATCAAGCTGTGCATCGACGACTTCGGCACCGGCTACTCGGCGCTGTCGCAGTTGCAGAAGCTGCGCTTCGACGTGCTCAAGATCGACCGCGCCTTCATATTGCGGATCGCAGAACCGGAAGGGGACACGCTGATCGCCTCGATGGTCGCGATGGCGCACGCGCTCGGCATGCGGGTGGTTGCCGAAGGTATCGAGAGCCAGGAGCAGATGTGGCTGCTGCAGAGCCTCGGCTGCGACGAGGGGCAGGGCTACTTCTTCTCGCGCCCGGTGCCGCCGGACGCGTGCCGGCTGCCGCAGGTCCGGGCCCGCCTTGAACCGCATTCATGA
- a CDS encoding inorganic phosphate transporter produces METINISIYVLGSLVLLALVFDFMNGFHDSANSIATVVSTGVLKPQHAVAMAAFFNFIAIFVVNMKVAQTIGKGTIDPHVVDHYVIFGALVGAIAWNIITWYYGIPSSSSHALIGGLVGAAVAKAGTGSLISGGLIKTVAFIVVAPLLGFALGSIIMLIVSWTFVKSTPRKVDTWFRRLQLASAAAYSLGHGGNDAQKTMGIIWMLLIAAGYVSVNDTHPPAWVIISCYAAIAFGTLFGGWRIVKTMGQKITKLKPVGGFCAETGGAMTLLMSSYFGIPVSTTHTITGAIVGVGASQKMSAVRWGVAGNIVWAWIFTIPASAFMAAIAWWIGTHIM; encoded by the coding sequence ATGGAAACTATTAACATCAGCATTTACGTGCTGGGCTCCCTGGTGCTGCTGGCACTGGTGTTCGACTTCATGAACGGCTTCCACGACTCGGCGAACTCGATCGCCACCGTGGTGTCGACCGGCGTGCTCAAGCCCCAGCACGCGGTGGCCATGGCCGCCTTCTTCAACTTCATCGCGATCTTCGTGGTCAACATGAAGGTGGCGCAAACCATCGGCAAGGGCACCATCGACCCGCACGTGGTCGACCACTACGTCATCTTCGGCGCGCTGGTGGGAGCGATCGCCTGGAACATCATCACCTGGTACTACGGCATCCCGTCCTCGTCCTCGCACGCGCTGATCGGCGGTCTGGTGGGCGCGGCGGTGGCCAAGGCGGGCACCGGCTCGCTGATCTCCGGTGGCCTGATCAAGACCGTGGCCTTCATCGTGGTCGCGCCCTTGCTCGGCTTCGCGCTCGGCTCGATCATCATGCTGATCGTGTCCTGGACCTTCGTGAAATCGACGCCGCGCAAGGTCGACACCTGGTTCCGCCGCCTGCAGCTGGCGTCGGCCGCCGCCTACTCGCTGGGCCATGGCGGCAACGACGCCCAGAAGACCATGGGCATCATCTGGATGCTCCTGATCGCGGCCGGCTACGTCAGCGTCAACGACACCCATCCGCCGGCCTGGGTCATCATCTCCTGCTATGCCGCGATCGCCTTCGGCACGCTGTTCGGCGGCTGGCGCATCGTCAAGACCATGGGTCAGAAGATCACCAAGCTCAAGCCGGTCGGCGGCTTCTGCGCGGAAACCGGCGGCGCCATGACCCTCCTGATGTCGAGCTATTTCGGCATCCCGGTCTCGACCACCCACACCATCACCGGCGCGATCGTCGGCGTGGGCGCCTCGCAGAAGATGTCGGCGGTGCGCTGGGGCGTGGCGGGCAACATCGTCTGGGCCTGGATCTTCACGATTCCGGCGTCGGCCTTCATGGCGGCGATCGCCTGGTGGATCGGCACCCACATCATGTAA
- a CDS encoding DUF47 domain-containing protein translates to MFGRLMPQEGKFFDLFNQHAALCVKGAQEMVGLMTNFDDLENRTHAVESIEKQADKITYECVDLLHKTFITPLDRDDIHKLITSMDDILDMMEDAAQTVSLYDLHAVTPEAARLAELCLSACKKVQEAVALLHDMGNAQKIVAICEEIDRFESDADHVMRAAMSKLFRDEPDVRNLIKMKAIYEILETVTDRCEDVANIVEGIIVENA, encoded by the coding sequence ATGTTCGGACGCCTGATGCCCCAGGAGGGCAAGTTTTTTGACCTGTTCAACCAACACGCCGCCCTGTGCGTGAAGGGGGCACAGGAAATGGTTGGCCTGATGACCAACTTCGACGACCTGGAAAACCGCACCCACGCCGTCGAAAGCATCGAAAAACAAGCAGACAAGATCACCTACGAATGCGTCGACCTGCTGCACAAGACCTTCATCACCCCGCTCGACCGCGACGACATCCACAAGCTGATCACCAGCATGGACGACATCCTCGACATGATGGAAGACGCGGCCCAGACGGTGTCGCTGTACGACCTGCACGCCGTGACCCCGGAAGCCGCGCGCCTGGCCGAACTGTGCCTGTCGGCCTGCAAGAAGGTGCAGGAAGCCGTCGCGCTGCTGCATGACATGGGCAACGCCCAGAAGATCGTCGCCATCTGCGAAGAGATCGACCGTTTCGAATCCGACGCCGACCACGTGATGCGCGCCGCCATGTCCAAGCTGTTCCGCGACGAGCCGGACGTGCGCAACCTGATCAAGATGAAGGCCATCTACGAGATCCTCGAAACCGTCACCGACCGTTGCGAAGACGTGGCGAACATCGTCGAAGGCATCATCGTCGAGAACGCGTAA
- a CDS encoding replicative DNA helicase produces the protein MNSPSDPQVDSLRIPPHSIEAEQSVIGGLLRDNAAWDRIADFMHAEDFYRYDHRIIFEQMVRLINAGKPADVITVYEACNMLGKAEEVGGLQYLNAMAQNTPSAANIRRYAEIVRDRGILRNLITVADEISGNAFNPQGKEVKQMLDEAESKIFAIAETGARGQQGWNPIQPLLTQVVERIDELYSRENQGEITGVPTGFIDLDRMTSGLQPGDLVIVAGRPSMGKTAFSVNIGENVAIEAGLPVAVFSMEMGGAQLAMRMLGSVGQLDQHRLRTGRLNDEDWPRLTHAIQKMNDAQLYIDETPALNPIEMRARARRLARQCGKLGLIIVDYLQLMQGSQPGDNRAAEISEISRSLKGLAKELHCPVIALSQLNRSLEQRPNKRPVMSDLRESGAIEQDADVIIFLYRDEVYNPDSPDKGTAEIIIGKQRNGPIGAIRLTWIGSYTKFGNYSGNLSIYQGD, from the coding sequence ATGAATTCCCCATCCGATCCGCAAGTCGATTCCCTGCGCATCCCGCCGCATTCCATCGAAGCAGAACAGTCCGTCATCGGCGGCCTGCTGCGCGATAACGCGGCCTGGGACCGCATTGCCGACTTCATGCACGCCGAGGATTTCTACCGCTACGACCATCGCATCATCTTCGAACAGATGGTCCGCCTGATCAACGCCGGCAAGCCGGCCGACGTGATCACGGTCTACGAAGCCTGCAACATGCTGGGCAAGGCCGAGGAGGTGGGCGGCCTGCAGTACCTGAACGCGATGGCGCAGAACACGCCCTCGGCGGCTAACATCCGGCGCTACGCCGAGATCGTGCGCGACCGCGGCATCCTGCGCAACCTGATCACGGTCGCCGACGAAATCTCGGGCAACGCCTTCAACCCGCAGGGCAAGGAAGTCAAGCAGATGCTGGACGAAGCCGAATCGAAGATCTTCGCGATCGCCGAAACCGGTGCCCGGGGCCAGCAGGGCTGGAACCCGATCCAGCCGCTGCTCACCCAGGTGGTCGAGCGCATCGACGAGCTGTACTCGCGCGAGAACCAGGGCGAGATCACCGGCGTGCCGACCGGCTTCATCGACCTCGATCGCATGACCTCCGGCCTGCAGCCGGGCGACCTGGTGATCGTCGCCGGCCGCCCGTCGATGGGCAAGACCGCGTTCTCGGTCAACATCGGCGAGAACGTGGCGATCGAGGCCGGCCTGCCGGTGGCTGTGTTTTCCATGGAAATGGGCGGCGCCCAGCTGGCCATGCGTATGCTCGGTTCCGTGGGCCAGCTCGACCAGCACCGCCTGCGTACCGGCCGCCTGAACGACGAAGACTGGCCGCGCCTGACGCACGCGATTCAGAAGATGAATGACGCCCAGCTCTATATCGACGAGACGCCGGCGCTCAATCCCATCGAAATGCGCGCGCGGGCACGACGCCTGGCGCGCCAGTGCGGCAAACTGGGCCTGATCATCGTCGACTACCTGCAGCTGATGCAGGGCAGCCAGCCGGGCGACAACCGCGCCGCCGAGATTTCCGAGATTTCGCGAAGCCTGAAAGGCCTGGCGAAAGAGCTGCATTGTCCCGTCATCGCACTGTCCCAGCTGAACCGTTCCCTGGAACAGCGACCCAATAAACGACCCGTCATGTCCGACCTGCGCGAATCGGGCGCTATCGAACAGGATGCGGACGTTATCATCTTCCTGTATCGCGACGAGGTCTACAACCCCGACTCGCCGGATAAAGGAACCGCCGAAATCATCATCGGTAAGCAGCGTAATGGCCCGATCGGGGCGATTCGTCTTACCTGGATCGGCTCCTACACCAAGTTTGGCAACTACAGCGGTAACCTGAGCATCTATCAGGGCGATTAA
- the rplI gene encoding 50S ribosomal protein L9 produces the protein MQVILLEKVVNVGNLGDVVKVKDGYARNFLIPQKMARRATQAAVAEFEVKRAELEKAAAEKLAAAQAQGDKLSGMTVTIAQKAGVDGRLFGSVTNFDIAEALSKQGFPVEKSQVRMPTGPLKTTGEFPVSVALHTDVVSEITIAVVGEAA, from the coding sequence ATGCAAGTTATCCTGCTCGAAAAAGTCGTCAACGTCGGTAACCTGGGCGACGTCGTCAAAGTCAAGGACGGTTACGCACGTAACTTCCTGATCCCGCAAAAGATGGCACGCCGCGCTACCCAGGCCGCCGTGGCCGAGTTCGAAGTCAAGCGCGCCGAACTGGAAAAAGCAGCAGCCGAGAAGCTGGCAGCTGCCCAGGCGCAAGGCGACAAGCTGAGCGGCATGACCGTCACCATCGCCCAGAAGGCGGGCGTGGACGGCCGTCTGTTCGGTTCGGTCACCAACTTCGACATCGCCGAAGCCCTGAGCAAGCAAGGTTTCCCGGTCGAGAAGTCGCAGGTTCGCATGCCGACCGGCCCGCTGAAGACCACCGGCGAATTCCCGGTCTCCGTCGCGCTGCACACCGACGTCGTGTCCGAGATCACCATCGCCGTCGTCGGCGAAGCCGCTTAA
- the rpsR gene encoding 30S ribosomal protein S18, translated as MAFGKKFDKNKAKEKMKRKQQNPLFKRKKFCRFTAAGVEQVDYKDVDTLKDFVQENGKIMPARLTGTKAHYQRQVDTAIKRARYLALLPYTDLHNA; from the coding sequence ATGGCATTCGGTAAAAAGTTCGACAAAAACAAAGCCAAAGAAAAAATGAAGCGCAAACAGCAGAACCCGCTGTTCAAGCGCAAGAAGTTCTGCCGCTTCACCGCCGCCGGCGTTGAGCAAGTGGATTACAAAGACGTCGACACCCTGAAGGACTTCGTCCAGGAAAACGGCAAGATCATGCCGGCACGCCTGACCGGCACCAAGGCGCACTACCAGCGCCAGGTCGACACCGCCATCAAGCGCGCACGCTACCTCGCGCTGCTGCCGTACACCGACCTGCACAACGCTTAA
- the priB gene encoding primosomal replication protein N, with protein MNRFQLIATIAERDVLRFTPAGVPIVGAILMHDSQQVEAGVARQVAFEIPALGAGEISGRLESAELGAAYRFDGFLARKNRNSKALVFHIIDFSAA; from the coding sequence GTGAACCGGTTCCAGCTCATCGCGACCATCGCGGAGCGAGACGTCCTGCGTTTCACCCCGGCCGGCGTCCCCATCGTGGGCGCGATCCTGATGCACGATTCGCAGCAGGTCGAGGCCGGAGTGGCAAGGCAGGTCGCGTTTGAAATCCCCGCGCTCGGCGCAGGCGAGATTTCAGGCAGGCTGGAAAGCGCCGAACTCGGCGCCGCCTACCGCTTCGACGGATTCCTTGCACGAAAAAACCGCAACAGCAAAGCCTTGGTGTTTCACATCATTGATTTCAGTGCCGCCTAA
- the rpsF gene encoding 30S ribosomal protein S6 → MRHYEIVFIVHPDQSEQVPAMIERYKTTVTSRGGNIHRVEDWGRRQMAYQIQKLPKAHYICMNIECDNETLVELETAFKFNDAVLRHLTVKMKKAETAPSPMMKSVQREDAAKSHRAEAAAAAPAAAA, encoded by the coding sequence ATGCGTCATTATGAAATCGTTTTTATCGTCCACCCGGACCAGAGCGAGCAAGTTCCGGCGATGATCGAGCGTTACAAGACCACGGTCACCAGCCGCGGCGGTAACATCCATCGCGTGGAAGACTGGGGCCGTCGCCAGATGGCTTACCAGATCCAGAAGCTGCCGAAGGCTCACTACATCTGCATGAACATCGAGTGCGACAACGAGACCCTGGTCGAGCTGGAAACCGCATTCAAGTTCAATGATGCCGTCCTGCGTCACCTGACCGTCAAGATGAAGAAGGCCGAAACCGCACCGTCGCCGATGATGAAGTCGGTCCAGCGCGAAGACGCAGCCAAGAGCCACCGCGCTGAAGCAGCTGCTGCTGCCCCGGCCGCTGCTGCCTAA
- the lexA gene encoding transcriptional repressor LexA — translation MLKLTARQEQILNLIKEAIENTGFPPTRAEIAAELGFKSANAAEEHLQALARKGAIEISPGTSRGIRLVGASVEQIPMPPPNLMMSLPLVGRVAAGSPILAQEHVEATYSVDAAMFSARPDFLLKVKGWSMRDAGICDGDFLAVKKIDSAKNGQIVVARLGEEVTVKRYRKTGNLVELLPENPDFKVIQVNPEDEFALEGLAVGLMRSWH, via the coding sequence ATGCTCAAGCTCACTGCAAGGCAAGAACAGATCCTTAACCTGATCAAGGAAGCGATCGAAAACACCGGCTTCCCGCCGACCCGCGCCGAAATCGCGGCCGAGCTGGGTTTCAAGTCGGCCAATGCGGCCGAAGAACACCTGCAGGCCCTGGCGCGCAAGGGCGCGATCGAGATTTCGCCGGGCACCTCGCGCGGCATCCGCCTGGTCGGCGCCTCGGTCGAGCAGATCCCGATGCCGCCCCCGAACCTCATGATGTCGCTGCCGCTGGTTGGCCGCGTAGCCGCCGGTTCGCCGATCCTGGCCCAGGAACACGTCGAGGCCACCTACTCCGTGGACGCCGCCATGTTCTCGGCGCGCCCCGACTTCCTGCTGAAGGTCAAGGGCTGGTCGATGCGCGATGCCGGCATCTGCGACGGCGACTTCCTGGCCGTCAAGAAGATCGACAGCGCCAAGAACGGCCAGATCGTGGTGGCCCGCCTGGGCGAAGAAGTCACCGTCAAGCGCTACCGCAAGACCGGCAACCTGGTCGAACTGCTGCCGGAGAATCCGGACTTCAAGGTGATCCAGGTGAACCCGGAAGACGAGTTCGCGCTCGAGGGTCTCGCTGTCGGCCTGATGCGCAGCTGGCACTAA
- a CDS encoding tetratricopeptide repeat protein: MKTKLFLASLLLCGAAFAGELEDANALFDKKDYAGALKIYTKLANAGNPAAQQALGQMYFYGEAGEVDEARALDLFKKAAAKGNKVAIASLELIEQRAKRRKDIDYWIKGYDGEDLKSGEFRCTTPRIPAMSKVNADIDRISAAVQTWQECYNKYVTNLNAAMPLSKRIPADVQKLMNKEEIEQSNAYLAQLQENLSEEAKVSSKLVLADYAAWRSATEAYVAEHNKVVNSIKKDSHWADKKIQ; this comes from the coding sequence ATGAAGACCAAGCTGTTCCTTGCATCCCTGCTGCTGTGCGGCGCCGCCTTTGCCGGCGAGCTGGAAGACGCCAATGCCCTGTTCGACAAGAAGGACTACGCGGGCGCGCTGAAGATCTACACCAAGCTGGCCAATGCCGGCAATCCGGCCGCCCAGCAGGCGCTGGGCCAGATGTATTTCTACGGCGAGGCAGGGGAGGTCGATGAAGCCAGGGCGCTCGACCTGTTCAAGAAAGCCGCCGCCAAGGGCAACAAGGTCGCGATCGCTTCGCTCGAGCTGATCGAGCAGCGCGCCAAGCGCCGCAAGGACATCGATTACTGGATCAAGGGCTATGACGGCGAAGACCTGAAATCGGGCGAGTTCCGCTGCACCACGCCGCGCATTCCGGCAATGTCAAAGGTCAATGCCGACATCGACCGCATCAGTGCGGCCGTGCAGACCTGGCAGGAGTGCTACAACAAGTACGTCACCAACCTGAACGCGGCGATGCCGCTGTCCAAGCGGATTCCGGCCGACGTCCAGAAGCTGATGAACAAGGAAGAGATCGAGCAATCGAACGCCTACCTGGCGCAGCTGCAGGAAAACCTGAGCGAGGAAGCGAAGGTGAGTTCGAAGCTGGTGCTGGCCGACTATGCTGCCTGGCGCTCGGCGACCGAGGCCTACGTGGCGGAGCACAACAAGGTAGTGAATTCCATCAAGAAGGATTCACACTGGGCGGACAAGAAGATTCAGTAA